Within Xanthomonas oryzae pv. oryzae, the genomic segment GTCCTTGACGTCGAACAGGTCCAGCAATTCCTGCGGCGTGAACAGCTCCTGGTCGCCATGCGACCAGCCCAGGCGCGCCAGATAATTGATCAACGCGTGCGGCAGATAGCCGGCGTCCTTGTACTGCATGACGTCGGCCGCGCCGGTGCGCTTGGACAGCTTGGCGCCCTGCTCGTCCAGAATCATCGGCATGTGCGCGAACTTCGGCACCTGTGCGCCCAACGCCGCATAGATGTTGATCTGGCGCGGGGTGTTGTTGATGTGGTCGTCGCCGCGGATCACCTCGGTGATGCCCATGTCCCAGTCGTCCACCACCACCGCAAAGTTGTAGGTGGGGAAGCCGTCCGGACGGAAGATCACCATGTCGTCGAGCTCGCTGTTGGCGATCTCGATGCGGCCCTTGATCAGGTCGTCGAACACCACCGTGCCGCCGATCGGATTCTTGAAGCGGATGACGCGATTGGGATCGTCGCGATACGGCAGGTTCTGCTCGCGGGCGGCGCCGTTGTAACGCGGCTTTTCCTGCTTGGCCATGGCGACCTCGCGCATGGCGTCGAGCTCTTCGCGGGTTTCATACGCGTAATACGCCTTGCCCTGCGCCAGCAACTGCTCGGCGACTTCTTGATAGCGGGCAACGCGCTGGGTCTGGTAGATGGGGCCTTCGTCGTAACCCAGGCCCAGCCACTGCATCGCTTCCAGGATGGCGTCGATGGCCGCCTGGGTGCTGCGCTGGCGGTCGGTGTCTTCGATACGCAGCACGAACTGCCCGCCGCGGCGACGCGCCTCCAGCCAGCAATACAGGGCGGTGCGCGCGCCGCCGATGTGCAGG encodes:
- the gltX gene encoding glutamate--tRNA ligase, with product MACRTRFAPSPTGYLHIGGARTALYCWLEARRRGGQFVLRIEDTDRQRSTQAAIDAILEAMQWLGLGYDEGPIYQTQRVARYQEVAEQLLAQGKAYYAYETREELDAMREVAMAKQEKPRYNGAAREQNLPYRDDPNRVIRFKNPIGGTVVFDDLIKGRIEIANSELDDMVIFRPDGFPTYNFAVVVDDWDMGITEVIRGDDHINNTPRQINIYAALGAQVPKFAHMPMILDEQGAKLSKRTGAADVMQYKDAGYLPHALINYLARLGWSHGDQELFTPQELLDLFDVKDVNSKAARLDMAKLGWVNQHYLKTDDPASIAPQLEYQLAKLGVDLAAGPAAADVVVALRERVHTLKEMAEKAVVWYQPLETYDAAAVMKHLKLGAEVPLGKARELLAAVDQWSVDSVSAALHDAAAALELGMGKVAQPLRVAITGTQVSPDISQTVYLAGREGALKRIDAALTKIGAA